One Gossypium hirsutum isolate 1008001.06 chromosome A11, Gossypium_hirsutum_v2.1, whole genome shotgun sequence genomic window carries:
- the LOC107905548 gene encoding transcription factor HEC2 produces MDVDMVKSSTEDDHMDVMTMMMQMEEKLPDFCEPAFHTSPTLLPPETHFSNGTSSTTILPTLPVYPNPNVSSINTFMTLPFGNGSNPVQEPMTPPLQPHNICSSNRKFKYPTPFNNANSYPSSVDKKNSMAAMREMIFRIAAMQPIHIDPESIKPPKRRNVKISKDPQSVAARHRRERISERIRILQRLVPGGTKMDTASMLDEAIHYVKFLKKQVQSLEQAAVNRPMEVGIPSAPVANMGYSNSLVKACQPSHHHHQAVGNMQMLR; encoded by the coding sequence ATGGATGTTGACATGGTGAAATCCTCAACAGAAGATGATCACATGGATGTGATGACAATGATGATGCAAATGGAAGAAAAGCTTCCCGATTTCTGTGAGCCTGCTTTCCATACTTCTCCCACGTTATTGCCACCTGAAACCCACTTCTCCAATGGGACTTCAAGCACCACCATCCTTCCCACACTACCCGTTTACCCCAACCCCAATGTTTCTTCCATTAATACATTCATGACCTTGCCTTTTGGCAATGGCAGCAACCCAGTTCAAGAACCCATGACTCCACCTCTTCAACCCCATAATATATGCAGTAGCAACCGCAAGTTCAAATATCCAACTCCTTTCAACAATGCAAATTCATACCCTTCTTCAGTAGATAAGAAGAACTCTATGGCAGCAATGAGGGAGATGATATTCCGTATAGCAGCAATGCAACCTATCCATATAGACCCAGAATCCATCAAGCCTCCAAAAAGAAGAAACGTTAAGATCTCAAAGGATCCTCAGAGCGTGGCCGCCAGGCATAGAAGAGAACGGATAAGCGAGAGGATAAGGATTCTGCAGAGGCTTGTTCCAGGAGGCACCAAAATGGATACAGCTTCAATGTTGGACGAGGCGATTCattatgtcaaatttttgaaGAAACAAGTGCAGTCTTTGGAACAAGCTGCCGTTAACAGGCCGATGGAAGTTGGGATTCCAAGTGCACCAGTGGCTAACATGGGGTACTCTAATTCCCTGGTTAAAGCTTGCCAGCCATCTCATCACCATCATCAAGCTGTGGGCAATATGCAGATGCTTAGATAA